From a single Vitis vinifera cultivar Pinot Noir 40024 chromosome 18, ASM3070453v1 genomic region:
- the LOC100255725 gene encoding U-box domain-containing protein 30, producing the protein MPMYQPSGRRRDGGVMYDVGGDGGHVLDLETAVKDGILGGGGGVVCGSGVTEKLDLKKMIEDLDSIDVPSVFICPISLEPMQDPVTICTGQTYERSNIVKWFSMGHFTCPTTMQELWDDSITPNKTLYQLIYSWFSQKYLVMKKRSEDVQGRALEVLETLKKVKGQARIQALKELRQVVSIHASAKKTVADNGGIGLISSLLGPFTSHAVGSEVIGILVNLSLDSESKSNLMQPAKISLMVDMLNEGSIETKINCTKLIEILMEGRDFESEIVPSLSLLVGLLRLVKDKRHQNGILAGLALLKTICLHEPVRNSVVSIGAVPQLVELLPNLNPACLELALYILEVLSTLPQGRLALKDCPNMIPNVVKLLMRVSESCTQLALAILSAVCKLAPEECASLAVEAGLAAKLLLVIQSGCNPVLKQRAAELLKLCSLNYTATIFISKCKLTRTIQ; encoded by the coding sequence ATGCCGATGTACCAGCCATCTGGCCGGAGAAGAGATGGGGGTGTCATGTATGATGTGGGCGGCGACGGTGGGCATGTCTTAGATCTCGAAACCGCCGTGAAAGATGGGATTTTGGGGGGCGGAGGTGGGGTTGTTTGCGGCAGCGGAGTCACTGAGAAATTGGATCTGAAAAAGATGATTGAAGACCTGGACTCCATTGATGTTCCGTCTGTGTTCATATGCCCAATTTCGTTAGAGCCAATGCAGGATCCTGTGACCATTTGCACTGGCCAGACCTACGAGAGATCCAACATCGTGAAATGGTTCTCTATGGGGCACTTCACTTGCCCCACAACAATGCAAGAGCTTTGGGACGATTCCATCACGCCAAACAAGACTCTTTACCAACTAATTTATAGTTGGTTTTCGCAGAAGTACTTGGTCATGAAGAAGAGATCAGAAGATGTGCAAGGCAGAGCATTGGAAGTCTTGGAGACGTTAAAGAAAGTTAAGGGTCAAGCTAGGATTCAAGCCCTCAAGGAACTTCGACAGGTTGTCTCAATTCATGCTTCTGCCAAGAAGACGGTGGCAGACAATGGTGGTATCGGTCTGATTTCCTCTCTATTAGGCCCCTTCACTTCGCATGCAGTAGGGTCGGAAGTAATTGGGATTCTTGTGAACTTGAGTCTCGATTCAGAATCAAAGTCAAATTTGATGCAGCCAGCAAAGATATCACTAATGGTGGACATGTTGAATGAGGGATCAATCGAGACCAAAATCAATTGTACAAAATTGATCGAAATTTTGATGGAGGGGAGGGATTTTGAATCGGAGATTGTGCCAAGCTTGAGTCTTTTGGTTGGATTGTTGAGGTTGGTAAAGGATAAGAGGCACCAAAATGGGATCTTGGCTGGCCTCGCCCTGCTCAAGACAATTTGTTTACACGAGCCAGTGCGGAACTCAGTAGTGAGCATAGGGGCTGTTCCTCAATTGGTTGAGCTGTTGCCCAATTTGAATCCCGCGTGCCTGGAATTAGCCCTTTATATCCTGGAGGTTCTGTCAACTCTTCCACAGGGAAGATTGGCTTTGAAGGATTGCCCAAACATGATACCAAATGTAGTGAAATTATTGATGAGGGTTTCCGAGAGCTGTACCCAGTTGGCATTGGCCATCTTATCAGCAGTTTGCAAGCTTGCCCCAGAGGAATGTGCTTCACTTGCCGTGGAAGCTGGCCTTGCTGCGAAGCTCCTCCTCGTTATTCAGAGTGGTTGCAATCCTGTATTGAAGCAAAGGGCTGCAGAGCTCTTAAAATTGTGTAGTCTAAATTACACGGCCACCATCTTCATATCCAAGTGTAAGCTTACAAGAACGATACAATGA